In a genomic window of Helianthus annuus cultivar XRQ/B chromosome 10, HanXRQr2.0-SUNRISE, whole genome shotgun sequence:
- the LOC110883762 gene encoding probable beta-1,4-xylosyltransferase IRX9H codes for MASIRRTLSPYHDRSHQNGATTTPFSLNSPSHKHNSTTRFASPLSTFGLPRKGYRTWRRSLYTCVFFFLLGFFLGFAPFGEFQEEDAVRSRDFSFEVVNRPPALDVKQEDIVVDKVELANLKEKERFDYQVARKQLIVVTPTYNRALQAFYLNRLGQLLRLVPPPLLWIVVEMNAASTETADILRGMGIMYRHLVCTKNLTDIKDRGVHQRNRALEHIEHHKLDGIVYFADDDNVYSLQLFESIREISRFGTWPVAMLAQSKNKATLEGPVCNGSQVIGWHTNEKSKRLRRFHVDMSGFAFNSTILWDPKRWKKPTSALIRQLDTIKEGFQETTFIEQLVEDESQMEAIPFGCSKIMNWHLHLEAHELGYPRGWLLQKNMDAVVPIEEKQGS; via the exons ATGGCTTCCATTCGAAGAACACTATCTCCATATCACGATCGTTCCCATCAAAATGGTGCTACCACCACTCCCTTTTCACTCAATTCACCTTCACACAAGCACAATTCCACCACTAGATTCGCCTCTCCTCTCTCCACATTCGGCCTCCCCCGAAAGGGCTATAGAACATGGAGGAGATCACTTTACACTTGTGTCTTCTTCTTCTTGCTAGGCTTTTTCTTAGGTTTCGCACCCTTCGGGGAGTTTCAAGAAGAAGACGCCGTTAGGAGTCGTGATTTCTCCTTCGAGGTCGTCAACCGCCCACCCGCCTTAGATGTTAAACAGGAGGACATTGTCGTTGATAAGGTGGAACTAGCTAATCTCAAGGAGAAAGAGAGGTTTGATTATCAGGTTGCTAGAAAACAGCTTATCGTTGTCACCCCCACTTATAACCGAGCCCTTCAGGCGTTTTACTTGAATAGACTGGGGCAGCTTCTGCGGCTTGTGCCTCCGCCCCTTCTTTGGATTGTTGTCGAGATGAATGCAGCTTCTACGGAAACCGCGGATATTCTTAGGGGAATGGGAATTATGTATCGCCACCTGGTATGCACCAAGAATCTTACCGATATAAAGGACAGGGGCGTGCACCAGCGGAATAGAGCACTTGAACATATTGAGCATCATAAGCTTGATGGAATCGTTTATTTTGCAGATGATGATAATGTCTATTCACTACAACTGTTTGAGTCAATCAGAGAAATCAG CCGTTTTGGCACGTGGCCAGTCGCAATGCTTGCACAAAGCAAAAACAAGGCAACTTTGGAAGGCCCTGTATGCAACGGAAGTCAAGTAATCGGGTGGCACACAAACGAGAAGAGTAAAAGACTTCGAAGATTTCACGTTGACATGTCGGGGTTTGCATTCAACAGCACCATCTTGTGGGACCCAAAGAGATGGAAAAAGCCCACCTCAGCTTTAATTCGTCAATTGGACACCATCAAAGAGGGATTCCAA GAGACAACATTTATAGAACAATTAGTGGAAGATGAGAGTCAAATGGAAGCGATTCCATTTGGATGTTCGAAGATCATGAACTGGCATCTTCATTTGGAAGCTCATGAGCTTGGTTATCCTAGAGGTTGGTTGCTTCAGAAGAATATGGATGCTGTTGTGCCCATTGAGGAAAAACAAGGGTCATAG